A window of the Synechococcus sp. LTW-R genome harbors these coding sequences:
- a CDS encoding glycosyltransferase family 1 protein, producing the protein MATYPETPLRILFLTESREDYLADSILQGLISLGHEVTDYPQKYILYRESYSIPTGSGSAVRGGGFTLYGNLNDRTVDRSFIIQRLERQSFDLVIVGQIWRQWGQLLDLAPLLQTVPVVLLDGDDDTRLFHRSGTRLRRFGWQPFPIRSGRCFYFKRELQGAANQGRWCRVFPTSFSIPADKIRPLDFAIKKQRIASHCVDPEVAKACGLHTSYAFDSENAYYDDLALSRFAVTTKRGGWDCLRHYEIAAAGALPCVRQLETKPVTCAPHGLQAGLNCLSYQHWPDLQEQMSALEAHPEVFHRLLHASQRWVRHHTTRNSALRLLDAVLKL; encoded by the coding sequence ATGGCTACATATCCAGAAACGCCTTTGCGAATTCTCTTTCTAACGGAATCTCGTGAAGACTATTTAGCTGACTCAATCTTGCAGGGTCTCATTTCTTTGGGGCATGAAGTCACTGATTATCCGCAGAAGTATATACTCTATCGCGAGTCCTATTCTATTCCTACTGGCTCAGGGAGCGCCGTGCGCGGAGGGGGGTTTACGTTATATGGAAACCTCAATGACCGAACAGTTGATCGATCATTCATTATTCAACGACTAGAGCGGCAATCATTTGATCTTGTTATCGTCGGCCAAATCTGGCGCCAGTGGGGGCAACTCCTCGATCTTGCACCACTGCTACAGACTGTGCCGGTTGTTTTGCTCGATGGGGACGACGACACCCGTCTTTTCCATCGAAGTGGAACACGTCTTCGCCGGTTTGGTTGGCAGCCTTTCCCTATTCGATCTGGCCGCTGTTTCTACTTCAAGCGTGAGTTGCAGGGGGCAGCTAATCAAGGTCGCTGGTGTCGTGTCTTTCCTACGAGTTTCTCCATTCCCGCCGATAAGATCCGACCCCTTGACTTTGCGATTAAAAAGCAGCGTATCGCTAGCCATTGTGTCGATCCTGAGGTCGCAAAAGCTTGCGGTTTGCACACTTCCTATGCCTTTGACTCTGAGAATGCATACTACGACGATCTTGCGCTCTCTCGCTTTGCCGTAACTACTAAGAGGGGCGGCTGGGATTGCCTAAGGCACTATGAGATCGCAGCAGCGGGTGCATTGCCCTGTGTCAGACAGTTAGAAACTAAACCGGTTACTTGCGCCCCTCATGGGTTGCAAGCTGGCTTGAACTGTCTTAGTTACCAACATTGGCCTGATCTTCAAGAGCAAATGTCAGCCTTAGAAGCTCATCCAGAAGTCTTTCACCGTTTACTTCATGCTTCACAGCGTTGGGTACGTCACCACACAACCCGTAACTCGGCACTACGTCTGTTAGATGCCGTTTTGAAGCTATGA
- a CDS encoding glycosyltransferase family A protein — protein sequence MITIILPVYGRSALLKAALSSVYAQTDPDWRLHIADDGSDLETAALIAEQLHDKRVSCARREHNIGLFANLNQATLEVKTPWQLILCSDDELTPDAIRTLKRKIHDYPDTRLILSSYESIDVNGHLRYDVNSKFYDRFVPETKCFLPGDLLEPLLRYGSINGNITGLLIHQTLFADAGPWRSEWTQAADWEWLIRACLQTPSLISRDPVARVRVHQGQLSVSNQKSQRELLETLEILRVLLNHPLLTQFSERFRWASHHGQFQLWNTLKASPRIGIRQTLSQLLAIHRTIGLRRTTYALIRSFPARLRLRGTEKPLLPPI from the coding sequence TTGATCACGATCATTCTTCCTGTGTATGGTCGCTCCGCGCTACTCAAGGCAGCTCTTTCCAGCGTCTATGCTCAAACTGATCCTGACTGGCGTTTACACATCGCAGACGACGGTTCGGATCTTGAGACCGCAGCACTAATCGCGGAACAGTTACATGACAAGCGCGTTTCCTGCGCGCGCCGTGAGCACAATATCGGGCTTTTTGCCAACCTGAATCAGGCAACTCTTGAGGTAAAGACACCTTGGCAGCTCATACTCTGTAGTGATGACGAGCTCACTCCTGATGCAATCAGAACGCTTAAGAGGAAGATTCATGATTATCCTGACACAAGACTGATTTTGTCTTCTTACGAGTCAATTGATGTCAATGGCCATTTGCGTTATGACGTCAATAGCAAGTTCTATGATCGCTTCGTGCCGGAGACTAAATGTTTTCTTCCTGGTGATCTTTTAGAACCACTGTTGCGTTACGGCAGCATTAACGGGAACATCACCGGGCTCTTGATACACCAGACACTTTTTGCTGATGCTGGTCCATGGCGCTCAGAGTGGACCCAGGCAGCTGATTGGGAATGGCTAATAAGAGCCTGTCTCCAAACACCATCATTGATCAGCCGTGACCCCGTTGCTAGGGTACGTGTTCACCAAGGGCAGCTTTCTGTTAGCAATCAAAAATCCCAGCGGGAACTCCTAGAAACACTTGAAATCCTTAGGGTTCTCCTCAACCATCCTCTCCTTACACAATTTTCCGAGCGATTTCGATGGGCGTCTCATCATGGGCAATTTCAGCTCTGGAACACACTTAAGGCAAGTCCCCGTATTGGCATTCGCCAGACGTTGAGTCAACTGCTAGCTATTCACCGCACCATTGGATTGCGGCGGACCACTTACGCACTCATTCGCTCATTTCCAGCCCGTTTGCGTTTACGTGGAACAGAAAAGCCACTGCTGCCACCCATCTAA
- a CDS encoding DUF563 domain-containing protein, with product MLQESFNPRRNSISIHEPVASLTTDLSVSGRQWLYEVTDFSASFTLSCGLLRWKKALLYESNPFNHESRSHFYPKSGNRPPGWWHRYRRPERRPEPLTLLSTHNNPNYFHWLTQPGLAPLFLQSHFNLHDHQDSAIAVSHRPSQLLPQFVEPLLSFVAPRASKFISLSITSTTSCRFALQQHDSDVFISPAQLKWLTNLCHSQLRLAICPWRRIYLSRTNARTRRCLNEQKLMTALSPYGFQSYCLESLPVEAQLHLFSESAVVIGPHGAGFANMIACAPSSAIIELLPRPGNYSHYYAMADQLDLKHGHLLATHCDPKTDNFSIDPDQLISLLSLMELI from the coding sequence ATGCTGCAAGAATCGTTCAATCCACGCCGTAATTCTATTTCCATTCATGAGCCTGTTGCGAGCTTGACTACGGATCTCTCTGTATCAGGCAGACAATGGCTTTACGAAGTTACTGACTTTTCAGCATCGTTTACGTTGAGCTGTGGTCTTTTGCGCTGGAAGAAAGCCTTACTATATGAATCAAATCCATTCAACCATGAATCGAGAAGTCACTTCTATCCCAAGTCCGGGAATCGGCCTCCTGGTTGGTGGCACAGATATCGACGGCCTGAGCGTCGACCTGAACCGTTAACGCTTCTCTCAACTCACAACAATCCTAACTACTTTCACTGGTTAACACAACCAGGACTTGCCCCACTATTTCTGCAAAGTCACTTTAATCTGCACGATCACCAAGATTCAGCCATTGCTGTTAGTCATAGACCAAGCCAGTTGCTTCCCCAGTTCGTTGAGCCGCTGCTCTCATTCGTAGCTCCTAGGGCTTCGAAGTTTATCTCTTTGTCAATCACTTCAACGACATCCTGTCGATTTGCATTGCAGCAGCACGATTCTGATGTCTTTATTAGCCCTGCCCAGCTTAAGTGGCTCACGAACCTATGTCACTCCCAACTTCGATTAGCGATCTGCCCATGGCGTCGGATCTATCTATCAAGAACCAACGCACGCACCAGGCGTTGCCTCAATGAGCAAAAACTCATGACGGCTCTCAGTCCATATGGTTTTCAGAGTTATTGTCTTGAGTCTCTTCCTGTCGAAGCACAGTTGCACCTATTTTCTGAAAGCGCTGTCGTTATCGGACCTCATGGTGCTGGCTTCGCCAACATGATTGCTTGTGCTCCTTCTTCTGCCATTATCGAACTTCTTCCTAGGCCTGGCAATTATTCTCACTACTACGCGATGGCTGATCAGCTTGATCTCAAGCATGGCCATCTTCTTGCGACTCATTGCGATCCAAAGACAGATAACTTTTCGATTGACCCCGATCAACTCATTTCCCTATTGAGTCTGATGGAGCTGATATGA
- a CDS encoding UDP-glucuronic acid decarboxylase family protein, with product MPSSIMRNLVTGGAGFVGSHLVDRLMEAGEEVLCLDNYFTGRKQNIERWLGHPRFELIRHDVTEPIRLEVDRIWHLACPASPVHYQHNPIKTAKTSFLGTYNMLGLARRVGARLLLASTSEVYGDPEVHPQPESYRGCVNTIGIRSCYDEGKRIAETLCFDYQRMHGTEIRVVRIFNTYGPRMLPDDGRVVSNFIVQALRGEPLTLYGDGSQTRSFCFVDDLVEGIIRLMNGSQPGPINIGNPGEFTIRQLAELVREKINPSLDLICKPLPQDDPLQRQPVITLAQQYLGWQPTVALSQGLDRTIADFRERLTPSRRA from the coding sequence ATGCCTTCTTCGATCATGCGCAATCTGGTCACCGGTGGAGCCGGTTTTGTCGGCTCCCACCTCGTCGACCGTTTGATGGAAGCCGGAGAGGAAGTGCTTTGCCTGGATAACTACTTCACTGGTCGCAAGCAAAATATTGAGCGCTGGTTGGGGCATCCACGCTTTGAGTTGATCCGTCATGACGTCACCGAGCCGATCCGCCTGGAGGTCGATCGCATCTGGCACTTGGCTTGCCCGGCGTCACCGGTTCACTACCAACACAATCCGATCAAAACAGCCAAGACCAGCTTCCTCGGCACCTACAACATGCTTGGCTTGGCCAGGCGTGTCGGAGCTCGGCTGCTCTTGGCCAGTACGTCTGAGGTGTACGGCGATCCAGAGGTGCACCCTCAGCCGGAGAGCTATCGCGGCTGCGTGAACACGATCGGAATCCGCAGCTGTTACGACGAGGGCAAGCGCATCGCGGAGACCCTGTGTTTCGACTACCAGCGGATGCATGGTACGGAGATCCGCGTGGTGCGCATCTTCAACACCTACGGACCGCGCATGCTTCCCGATGATGGTCGGGTGGTGAGCAATTTCATCGTCCAGGCTTTGCGTGGCGAGCCCCTGACGCTCTATGGCGATGGTTCACAGACGCGTTCTTTCTGCTTTGTTGATGATCTGGTTGAGGGAATTATTCGTTTGATGAATGGCTCCCAACCGGGGCCGATCAATATCGGTAATCCAGGCGAGTTCACGATTCGGCAGTTAGCCGAACTTGTACGTGAGAAGATCAACCCCTCACTGGATTTAATCTGTAAACCATTGCCCCAGGATGACCCACTGCAACGTCAGCCTGTAATTACACTGGCTCAACAATATCTTGGTTGGCAACCTACGGTCGCTTTGAGCCAGGGCTTAGACCGTACGATTGCAGACTTTCGCGAGCGTTTAACTCCAAGTCGTAGAGCATGA
- a CDS encoding GDP-L-fucose synthase, protein MGTLISSKDRIFIAGHRGMAGGAISRALQRSGYDQQLLLDRAALDLEDPSAVKAWFQAERPDVVVLAAAKVGGIQANSNYPADFLLSNLKIQNHVIEAAWQAGVRRLLFLGSSCIYPKFAEQPIREEALLTGPLEPTNEWYAIAKIAGIRLGQALRQQHGFDAISLMPTNLYGPGDNYHPTNSHVLPALIRRFHEAAERGDATVTCWGTGSPLREFLHVDDLGEACVFALEHWDPSSASAPLDDVGQPLPFLNVGTGLDLTIRQLAEAVARATGFSGEIIWDASKPDGTPKKQLDVCRLASLGWTARIPLEEGLVSTVALFREQLKQQLVRL, encoded by the coding sequence ATGGGCACGTTGATTTCCAGCAAGGACCGCATCTTTATCGCGGGGCATCGCGGCATGGCGGGAGGCGCCATCTCCCGGGCTTTACAGCGTTCGGGGTATGACCAGCAGTTGCTGTTGGATCGGGCGGCCCTGGACCTCGAGGATCCCTCGGCGGTGAAAGCTTGGTTCCAGGCTGAACGTCCGGATGTGGTCGTGTTGGCTGCAGCCAAGGTCGGTGGCATTCAGGCGAATAGCAACTATCCAGCCGATTTCCTGCTGTCTAACCTAAAGATTCAGAACCATGTCATCGAAGCGGCCTGGCAAGCCGGTGTGCGTCGTCTCTTGTTTCTGGGTAGCAGCTGCATTTACCCCAAATTTGCGGAGCAGCCCATTCGTGAGGAAGCCCTGCTGACGGGGCCTCTGGAGCCCACCAATGAGTGGTACGCGATTGCCAAGATCGCTGGGATCAGGCTTGGTCAGGCCCTCAGGCAACAGCATGGTTTTGATGCCATCAGCCTGATGCCCACCAATCTCTACGGGCCGGGCGACAACTATCACCCCACCAATAGCCATGTGTTGCCGGCCTTGATCCGCCGTTTCCATGAAGCGGCCGAGCGCGGTGATGCCACGGTGACCTGCTGGGGTACGGGCTCCCCCCTGCGGGAGTTCTTGCATGTTGATGACCTTGGTGAGGCCTGTGTTTTTGCCTTAGAGCATTGGGACCCCAGCTCGGCGTCGGCCCCCTTGGACGACGTGGGCCAGCCCTTGCCCTTCCTCAACGTCGGCACTGGTTTGGACCTCACCATCCGTCAGTTGGCAGAGGCGGTCGCCCGCGCCACTGGATTCTCGGGCGAGATCATTTGGGATGCGTCGAAGCCCGATGGAACGCCCAAGAAGCAACTCGATGTCTGCCGCTTAGCCTCCTTGGGTTGGACCGCCCGAATCCCCTTGGAAGAAGGCTTGGTCAGCACCGTGGCTCTCTTCCGCGAGCAGCTCAAACAACAGCTCGTTCGCCTTTAA
- the gmd gene encoding GDP-mannose 4,6-dehydratase: MSFDPASIDCTGRKALITGITGQDGSYLAELLLEKGYVVHGIKRRASSFNTSRIDHLYQDPHEADPRLVLHYGDLTDSTNLIRIIQQVQPDEIYNLGAQSHVAVSFEAPEYTANSDALGTLRILEAVRMLGLTEKTKIYQASTSELYGLVQEIPQKETTPFYPRSPYAVAKLYGYWITVNYRESYGMYACNGVLFNHESPRRGETFVTRKITRGLARIDAGLDQCLFMGNIDSLRDWGHARDYVEMQWRMLQQQTPEDFVIATGRQESVRRFIELTAEQLGWGAIQWDGSGVDEVGRRSDTGSVVVRIDPRYFRPAEVETLLGDPTKAREKLGWTPTTTLEELVAEMVATDKEEAAKEALLRQQGYQVVGSMENPPTNPSTVAASKGPKA; this comes from the coding sequence ATGAGCTTTGACCCAGCCTCGATTGATTGCACCGGGCGCAAGGCTCTGATTACCGGGATTACAGGCCAAGACGGCAGTTATCTGGCAGAGCTGCTTCTCGAGAAGGGGTACGTCGTTCACGGCATCAAGCGCCGCGCCAGCAGCTTTAACACCAGCCGGATCGACCACCTCTATCAGGACCCCCATGAGGCTGATCCTCGTTTGGTCCTGCACTACGGGGACCTGACGGACAGCACCAACCTGATCCGCATCATTCAGCAGGTTCAGCCCGACGAGATCTACAACCTCGGTGCTCAGAGCCATGTTGCGGTGAGTTTTGAGGCTCCCGAATACACCGCTAACAGTGACGCGTTGGGCACGTTGCGGATTCTTGAGGCGGTTCGAATGCTGGGCCTCACGGAGAAAACCAAGATCTATCAGGCCAGCACCAGCGAGTTGTACGGCCTGGTTCAGGAGATTCCCCAGAAGGAAACCACGCCCTTCTACCCCCGCAGCCCCTACGCCGTAGCCAAGTTGTACGGCTACTGGATCACGGTTAATTACCGCGAGAGTTATGGCATGTACGCCTGCAATGGCGTGCTCTTTAACCACGAATCGCCGCGCCGGGGCGAAACCTTTGTCACCCGGAAGATCACCAGGGGCCTCGCTCGCATTGATGCAGGCCTGGATCAGTGTCTTTTCATGGGCAACATTGATTCCCTGCGGGATTGGGGCCACGCGCGCGACTACGTCGAGATGCAGTGGCGGATGCTTCAGCAGCAGACCCCGGAAGACTTCGTGATCGCCACCGGTCGTCAAGAAAGCGTTCGCCGCTTCATTGAGCTCACGGCTGAGCAGCTGGGTTGGGGGGCCATCCAGTGGGACGGCAGTGGTGTCGATGAAGTTGGCAGGCGCTCGGACACCGGCAGCGTTGTTGTCCGGATCGACCCGCGCTACTTCAGGCCAGCTGAAGTGGAGACCCTGCTCGGAGATCCCACCAAGGCCCGGGAGAAGCTTGGCTGGACCCCCACCACCACCCTGGAAGAACTTGTGGCTGAGATGGTGGCAACGGATAAAGAGGAGGCTGCGAAAGAAGCGCTCCTGCGGCAGCAGGGCTATCAAGTGGTGGGCTCCATGGAAAATCCCCCCACCAATCCATCCACCGTGGCCGCCAGCAAGGGACCGAAGGCCTGA
- a CDS encoding glycosyltransferase 61 family protein, which translates to MGYRHVLDGSTGSSGSYPQSILANPSELPSYADDVRLVSHGYRSSSISDYPCIETWAIKKGVSRGQAAPYRRIQFHTIRKQLNKPIQTLEGSYAVFPHLTSHFGHWVGDQLGAFLWHAHQLRALPDPPRLIAIAPSKSWADFLIELCPPESLWVMTPQEFLNANWVLQRAMVLPRMSPWQNLSLLRDCLSPSLLRSEAPLPASSGPCRIFLCSKRQERIANLEAVEDLFRDHCYSVLNPTAHSPYQLLCWIRQASSLWCEQGSMVMNALLSRDRPYRVMELSPLNSCRYPSELQMLGGGVYNSFHLGLIKPFYCQPAVDSARLDRQLHPYQRQLVVDLAALRQELDREGRSAQ; encoded by the coding sequence TTGGGCTATCGCCATGTTCTTGATGGCTCAACAGGGTCTTCAGGGTCCTATCCGCAATCGATTCTCGCGAATCCGTCGGAGCTTCCTTCATATGCGGATGATGTGCGTCTGGTGAGTCACGGCTACCGCAGCTCATCGATTTCCGACTACCCGTGCATTGAAACGTGGGCCATTAAAAAGGGCGTCAGCAGAGGTCAAGCAGCTCCGTACCGACGGATCCAATTCCACACCATTCGCAAGCAGCTCAATAAACCCATCCAAACGCTTGAGGGTTCCTATGCGGTGTTCCCTCATCTCACCAGTCACTTTGGCCATTGGGTTGGTGATCAGTTGGGTGCCTTTCTTTGGCATGCGCATCAGTTGCGGGCACTACCTGACCCACCCCGACTGATTGCCATTGCGCCCTCTAAGAGCTGGGCCGATTTTTTGATCGAGCTTTGTCCGCCGGAGTCTCTTTGGGTGATGACTCCGCAGGAGTTCCTGAATGCGAACTGGGTTTTGCAGCGCGCCATGGTGCTTCCGCGCATGAGTCCCTGGCAGAACCTATCGCTTCTTCGTGACTGCCTGTCCCCGTCCTTGCTTCGTTCTGAGGCGCCCCTCCCAGCGTCTTCCGGTCCTTGCCGCATCTTTCTCTGCTCCAAACGTCAGGAGCGAATCGCGAATCTTGAAGCTGTTGAAGACCTCTTTCGAGACCATTGCTATTCCGTCTTGAATCCAACCGCCCATTCGCCGTACCAGCTTCTGTGTTGGATTCGACAGGCATCCAGTCTCTGGTGTGAGCAAGGTTCGATGGTGATGAATGCCTTGCTTTCGCGTGATCGTCCTTACCGTGTCATGGAGCTGAGCCCGTTGAACTCTTGTCGCTATCCCAGTGAATTGCAGATGTTGGGCGGTGGTGTCTACAACAGCTTTCATCTCGGCTTGATCAAGCCTTTTTATTGCCAGCCGGCTGTGGATTCAGCGCGCTTGGACCGTCAATTGCACCCCTATCAACGGCAGCTCGTTGTTGACTTGGCTGCTTTGCGACAGGAACTGGATCGAGAAGGTAGGAGTGCCCAATGA
- a CDS encoding DUF2079 domain-containing protein: protein MTKRLNYLLIALAASLMLVIALGRWLSLASNAWDLGIFTQFSWMLSRGYFLEPASLTGWPVLADHASFVLVPISFLYRIWSSPAYLLTFQVFALTGASLVLLWLAKSSRVSPKVQTLLLLAYFFQPVLWNVSWFDFHPDSLFPLAVFFLWLQVRHRKLIWIIISLIFILSIRETSVLVVVGLSLTCFLQGKRKLSVLLACFAIAWTFFLSGFWYPLFFPDGHHNSGNYAHLFDAALDVYREPLAFHHLIQAFHAASLSKAPVFFLALIVPWLIFLDKSSTAWIAGSLVVLTPLALSTNPNQVSILYHYGMMIAPFFALAALESARTDSFLSLSHAQLKQMLFTFGLISVINFMVNLNLNPGWILFWRNPFPFLQYYERLSRIPAEKRVLTSNGLSAHIANRREADFVARPAAQLFPEGFDMLILNQTDPGFGSSPHKTDLLIQAAKKSGWTCDSLNLGHLAIQECVIK from the coding sequence ATGACGAAACGACTGAATTATCTCCTGATTGCCTTGGCGGCGTCATTGATGCTCGTCATCGCTTTAGGGCGTTGGTTGAGCTTGGCCTCGAACGCTTGGGATTTGGGTATCTTCACCCAATTCTCATGGATGCTGAGTCGTGGATATTTCTTGGAACCAGCGTCGTTAACTGGTTGGCCTGTTCTCGCCGATCATGCCTCGTTTGTTCTTGTTCCCATTTCCTTCTTGTATCGAATTTGGAGTAGTCCAGCCTACTTGCTGACCTTTCAGGTCTTTGCCTTGACAGGAGCGTCACTTGTCCTCCTTTGGCTTGCAAAGAGTTCAAGAGTGTCGCCAAAAGTGCAAACTCTACTATTATTGGCCTATTTCTTTCAGCCAGTTCTTTGGAATGTTAGCTGGTTTGACTTTCATCCTGACTCGCTTTTTCCTCTGGCAGTGTTTTTCTTGTGGCTCCAAGTCCGTCATAGAAAACTCATCTGGATCATCATTTCTTTAATCTTCATCCTCTCGATCCGGGAGACGAGTGTTCTTGTTGTGGTGGGCTTGTCGCTGACTTGCTTTCTTCAGGGAAAACGAAAGCTTTCTGTGCTGTTGGCTTGCTTTGCCATTGCGTGGACCTTCTTTTTATCAGGTTTCTGGTATCCACTCTTCTTCCCAGATGGTCACCACAACTCTGGCAACTATGCGCATCTGTTTGACGCGGCTCTTGATGTTTATCGGGAACCTCTAGCTTTTCACCATTTGATTCAGGCATTTCATGCTGCCAGCCTCTCGAAGGCTCCCGTCTTTTTCCTGGCATTAATAGTTCCGTGGCTGATCTTTTTGGATAAGAGTTCAACGGCGTGGATTGCTGGATCGTTGGTTGTTTTGACTCCGCTCGCTCTTTCTACCAATCCCAATCAGGTTTCTATTCTTTACCATTATGGAATGATGATTGCTCCGTTCTTCGCCCTGGCAGCACTTGAATCCGCCCGTACTGATTCCTTTCTGAGCCTCTCCCATGCTCAACTGAAGCAAATGCTTTTTACCTTTGGTCTGATTTCAGTTATTAATTTCATGGTTAATCTGAATCTAAACCCTGGTTGGATTCTTTTCTGGCGCAACCCATTCCCATTTTTGCAATATTACGAGCGTCTATCCAGAATCCCAGCTGAAAAACGCGTACTAACATCTAACGGCCTCTCTGCTCATATTGCTAATCGCCGTGAGGCTGACTTTGTTGCCAGACCCGCAGCTCAGTTGTTTCCGGAAGGGTTTGATATGCTGATTCTCAACCAAACAGATCCTGGGTTTGGCTCATCACCTCACAAGACGGATCTATTGATACAAGCAGCTAAGAAATCAGGTTGGACATGCGATTCTTTAAACCTAGGTCATCTTGCAATCCAGGAATGCGTAATTAAATGA
- a CDS encoding glycosyltransferase family 4 protein — MILLVTYDVRRPGGIERLSLQVLEQLQQLGLQPRLLATRHLGPGVLGRWLGRLWFLLQLLWWLPQAKSVFSMHVLLLKPLKLRALFPALAARPLYCWLHGIEVWGQALAAARRDLRACTALAASSTFTAQQVRDGFPACPPITVVHPCSDLKFPEQIPSPGLPLRLLTVARLDAGERYKGHDQILEALHLLKQQGDLDPALRWIVVGDGNDRTRLQEKALRLGVAAQIDWRGRLSDQQLIEEFGRCSVFVMPSGFSIDAAGQATGEGFGIAYLEAAMAGRASIGALLGGQQDLIIDGETGWLVSSSAHALADLLAPLSAKPSLVAERGEAAYLRGRTRFTRGQQGAQLAVLLAEQ; from the coding sequence GTGATCTTGCTGGTGACCTACGACGTTCGTCGACCTGGCGGCATCGAGCGCCTGAGCTTGCAGGTTTTGGAGCAGCTCCAGCAGCTGGGACTGCAACCGCGGCTCCTGGCAACACGTCACCTCGGGCCTGGAGTGCTGGGGCGTTGGCTTGGCCGGCTTTGGTTCTTGCTGCAGCTCCTCTGGTGGCTTCCCCAGGCCAAAAGTGTGTTCAGCATGCATGTGCTGCTCTTGAAGCCGCTGAAGCTCCGTGCGCTTTTCCCAGCTCTGGCTGCTAGGCCCCTCTATTGCTGGCTGCATGGGATTGAGGTGTGGGGCCAGGCGTTGGCCGCGGCACGCCGGGATCTACGCGCCTGCACGGCTTTGGCTGCAAGCAGCACTTTTACGGCCCAGCAGGTCCGGGATGGGTTTCCTGCTTGCCCACCGATCACCGTCGTGCATCCGTGTTCGGATCTGAAGTTCCCAGAACAGATCCCGTCGCCAGGGCTGCCCCTTCGACTGTTGACGGTGGCGAGGCTTGATGCGGGCGAGCGATACAAAGGACATGACCAGATCCTGGAGGCTTTGCATCTGCTCAAGCAGCAAGGCGATTTGGACCCCGCATTGCGCTGGATCGTGGTCGGTGACGGCAATGACCGCACAAGGCTGCAGGAGAAAGCTCTCCGCTTGGGTGTAGCCGCACAGATTGATTGGCGAGGTCGCTTAAGCGACCAGCAGTTGATTGAGGAGTTTGGTCGTTGCAGTGTGTTTGTGATGCCCAGCGGGTTTTCTATTGATGCTGCAGGTCAAGCCACTGGTGAAGGCTTTGGGATTGCCTATTTGGAGGCCGCAATGGCTGGACGCGCTTCAATTGGTGCGCTTTTGGGTGGTCAGCAGGATCTGATCATTGATGGCGAGACGGGTTGGCTTGTCTCCTCATCAGCACACGCATTGGCCGACTTATTGGCTCCACTCTCTGCGAAACCGAGTCTGGTTGCTGAGCGAGGGGAAGCTGCGTACTTAAGAGGTCGGACCAGGTTTACCCGAGGGCAGCAAGGTGCACAACTTGCGGTGTTGTTGGCCGAGCAATGA